One Oryza sativa Japonica Group chromosome 8, ASM3414082v1 DNA window includes the following coding sequences:
- the LOC136351606 gene encoding uncharacterized protein codes for MDRTWIHGRQFTPAYMEGVKQFMEFVGQRFDEHVDIPCPCCRCLNHTSLPQQEMHDHIHIFGMSSTYTRWIYHGELVDTEDVEYLEQVHETNHNEGTDVGGYEPEDDNGVPELIGELYTAAEEDGQPPRFARILEDAKQALCPGSNHSRFSFLVRLLHIKSYYRISNTAFTELLKLLSSAFPQCQLPKSYDEAKKYLRELGLGYVSIHVCKNNCVLFRKEYANMDLCPICGESRWEDGVGDRKVPRKVLRHFPLIPRLKRIFASKRTAEDTQWHKIKRKPVDNEMSHAADGEAWKDFDRKYRTFAEDARNMRLAIATDGFNPFGKVSNSYSMWPVLVMPLNLPPWESVDPSNCIMSLLIPGPTSPGKDFDLFLEPLIEELLELWIGVSTYDAFSARKFNLRAAVLWCIHDYPALSTLSGRTTKGYYACIHCDKNPLSRAPRNKIGYFGHRRFLPRTHAWRRSHAFDGHHENQVEPGKFSTDEVLEQLEKVKDVRPGKHDTSKKRKRGEDEGPLIYSRKVSLWKLPYWKDLLLPHNLDVMHIEKNICDNILGTLLKIEGKTKDTVNSRIDLHDMNIRHNLHLQQDGNSVRIPQARYVLKKEQRIEFCNFLKGVKYPHGYAANLARCISSDGSKVQGLKTHDCHVLLQRIIPAGIRGFVDKDIYEAIAELGNFFRELCSRNLRIDVLKRLKKDIPLILCKLEKIFPPAFFDVMVHLAVHLPDEALLRGPVQYGWMYPIERRLGTFKNSMRNRARPEGSIAETYVASDTLTFCSRYMEDVDTRFNRDARHGDGPLDGNSSVFMHGVKLIGSTRIQYMEDEIMDKLVCMHREELEKEDAHDVDRRLEKGFARWFKTHIWKLRKENPGVVSEALFALSCGPDLRVKSCASCIVNGVRYSTVDREKYLQTQNSGVMVDGTHEGDNIEFYGVLREILELQYNSDLDIYRSVVLFRCDWFNQVGKTKGVRDDGHFKSINIQSFWYKDDPFILATQSKKIFYLQDTSLGNEWRIVQKFEHRNMYNVSEKDDHIFDVHQNDNCSDTEHEVHEGNADEDLDHLQEDGEVTIIEANLEDLNNQANLTEDSRDDADEDDTILQYCSDSGNGNAEDDMPEDTDDD; via the exons ATGGACAGAACTTGGATACATGGGAGACAATTCACACCTGCATACATGGAGGGAGTGAAACAGTTCATGGAATTTGTTGGACAAAGATTTGATGAACACGTTGACATACCATGCCCATGCTGTAGGTGTCTTAACCACACTTCACTGCCTCAGCAAGAAATGCATGACCATATACATATTTTTgggatgtcatcaacatacaccCGGTGGATTTATCATGGAGAATTAGTTGATACAGAAGATGTCGAATATTTGGAACAGGTACATGAAACTAACCATAATGAAGGGACAGATGTGGGCGGGTATGAACCCGAGGATGACAATGGAGTTCCAGAGTTAATAGGTGAACTATACACTGCGGCAGAGGAAGATGGACAGCCACCAAGGTTTGCTAGAATTCTTGAAGATGCGAAGCAGGCACTTTGCCCAGGATCTAACCATTCAAGATTTTCCTTTCTTGTGAGGCTGCTCCATATCAAGTCATATTATCGAATCAGCAATACAGCTTTCACTGAATTATTGAAGTTGTTGTCCTCGGCATTCCCTCAATGTCAATTACCAAAATCTTATGATGAGGCAAAGAAATATCTTCGTGAATTGGGCCTTGGATATGTGTCGATCCATGTGTGCAAGAATAATTGTGTGCTATTTCGGAAGGAATATGCCAATATGGATCTATGCCCAATATGTGGTGAATCCAGATGGGAAGATGGGGTTGGCGACAGGAAGGTTCCTCGCAAAGTTTTGAGGCATTTTCCACTTATCCCAAGGTTAAAGAGGATATTTGCATCAAAACGAACAGCTGAAGACACACAGTGGCACAAAATCAAGCGGAAGCCAGTGGATAATGAAATGAGCCATGCAGCAGATGGGGAGGCTTGGAAGGACTTCGACAGAAAGTATCGAACTTTCGCAGAAGATGCAAGGAATATGAGGCTTGCCATAGCTACAGATGGATTCAATCCATTTGGCAAGGTGAGCAATTCGTATAGCATGTGGCCTGTCCTTGTTATGCCTTTGAATCTACCACCATGGGAATCTGTTGATCCATCGAACTGCATTATGTCATTACTGATCCCAGGTCCAACATCTCCAGGAAAGGATTTTGATTTATTCTTGGAGCCTCTGATAGAAGAATTGCTTGAATTATGGATAGGTGTTAGTACTTATGATGCATTCAGTGCTAGAAAGTTCAATCTTCGTGCCGCCGTGCTATGGTGCATACATGATTATCCAGCTCTAAGCACCTTGTCAGGGCGAACTACAAAAGGTTATTATGCATGCATTCATTGTGACAAAAATCCGTTGTCACGAGCACCAAGAAATAAGATAGGCTACTTTGGCCACCGTCGTTTCCTTCCAAGGACACACGCTTGGCGAAGAAGCCATGCTTTTGATGGACACCATGAAAACCAGGTTGAGCCAGGAAAATTCAGCACAGATGAGGTCCTCGAGCAGTTAGAGAAGGTGAAAGATGTTAGACCGGGTAAGCATGATACAagtaagaaaagaaaacgtggAGAGGATGAAGGGCCACTAATTTATAGCCGCAAAGTAAGTCTGTGGAAGCTCCCATATTGGAAAGATTTGTTGCTGCCACATAATCTTGATGTGATGCACATTGAGAAAAACATATGTGACAACATTTTGGGCACATTGCTCAAAATCGAGGGCAAGACAAAGGACACAGTCAATTCGAGGATAGATTTGCATGATATGAACATAAGACATAACTTGCACTTACAGCAGGATGGCAACTCAGTTCGCATCCCACAAGCTCGCTATGTCTTGAAGAAGGAACAAAGAATTGAGTTTTGTAACTTCCTCAAAGGTGTCAAGTATCCACATGGATATGCAGCCAACCTAGCAAGATGCATAAGTTCAGATGGTTCCAAGGTGCAGGGGCTCAAAACTCATGACTGCCATGTCCTTCTCCAAAGAATCATACCTGCCGGCATAAGAGGATTTGTGGACAAGGATATATACGAAGCAATTGCAGAGCTTGGTAACTTCTTCAGGGAATTGTGTAGTAGAAATCTAAGGATAGATGTCCTCAAACGACTGAAAAAAGACATCCCGCTGATCCTATGCAAACTTGAGAAAATTTTTCCTCCAGCCTTCTTTGACGTGATGGTGCACTTGGCCGTACATCTACCTGATGAGGCACTACTTAGAGGTCCTGTACAATATGGATGGATGTACCCAATAGAAAGACGACTTGGCACCTTTAAGAATTCCATGCGGAACAGGGCTAGGCCTGAAGGATCAATTGCTGAGACCTATGTAGCAAGTGACACCTTGACATTTTGTTCAAGGTACATGGAGGATGTTGACACTAGATTTAATCGGGACGCCCGTCATGGGGATGGGCCATTGGATGGTAACAGCTCTGTTTTTATGCATGGTGTTAAACTCATAGGATCCACTAGGATACAGTACATGGAGGATGAAATCATGGATAAGCTAGTTTG CATGCATAGAGAAGAGTTGGAGAAAGAAGATGCACATGATGTTGACAGAAGACTTGAAAAAGGATTTGCTAGGTGGTTTAAGACTCAT atcTGGAAGCTGAGGAAAGAAAATCCAGGGGTGGTCAGTGAAGCACTATTTGCATTGTCATGTGGTCCTGATCTCCGAGTAAAGAGTTGTGCATCTTGCATTGTCAACGGAGTCCGGTATAGCACTGTTGACCGTGAGAAATACCTCCAAACGCAGAATAGTGGTGTAATGGTTGATGGTACACATGAAGGGGATAACATTGAATTTTATGGTGTCCTTAGGGAGATTCTTGAGTTGCAGTATAACTCTGATCTAGATATCTATCGATCGGTGGTTCTTTTCCGTTGTGATTGGTTCAATCAAGTTGGCAAGACAAAAGGAGTTAGGGATGACGGGCATTTCAAATCCATCAACATCCAATCATTTTGGTACAAGGATGACCCTTTCATTTTAGCAACTCAATCGAAGAAGATATTTTACTTGCAGGACACCTCTTTGGGCAACGAATGGCGAATTGTGCAGAAATTCGAACATAGGAACATGTATAATGTGTCTGAAAAAGATGACCACATTTTTGATGTACACCAAAATGATAATTGTTCTGATACAGAACATGAAGTGCATGAAGGTAATGCTGATGAGGATCTAGACCATTTGCAGGAAGATGGAGAAGTTACTATTATTGAAGCTAATTTAGAAGACCTTAACAACCAAGCTAACTTGACTGAAGACAGTAGGGATGATGCAGATGAAGATGA